The DNA region GGTTCGTCTGCGTTCGGGCGAAATGCGCCTGGTGCATACCGAATGCCGCGCCACCCTCGGCGAAGTTTCCAACAGCGAGCACAACCTGCGCCATTACGGCAAGGCTGGCGCCAAGCGCTGGAAGGGCATTCGTCCGACCGTCCGCGGTGTCGTCATGAACCCGGTCGATCACCCGCATGGTGGTGGTGAAGGAAAGTCCGGTCAGGGCAATCCGCACCCGGTTTCGCCATGGGGCCAGAAGGCCAAGGGTCTCAAGACCCGCAATAACAAGCGCACGCAGAAGTTCATCGTGCGCAGCCGTCACAAGAAGTAACTCACGTAATTCGAGAGCCCGTCATGTCGCGTTCCGTCAAGAAAGGTCCGTTCATCGATCACCATCTCGCAAAGAAGGTGAGCGATGCCCAGGGCAGCCGCGTCAAGAAGCCGATCAAGACCTGGTCACGTCGTTCGATGATCTCGCCGGACATGGTCGGTCTGACCATGCAGGTGCACAACGGCCGTCTCCACGTGCCGGTCTTCATCACCGAGAACATGATCAGCCACAAGCTGGGCGAGTTCTCGCCGACCCGTACGTTCAAAGGCCACACGGCCGGCGACAAGAAGTCGAGCTAAGGAGACAGACATGCAGACCCAGGCTGTTCTCAAGTTCGTTCGTCTCTCGCCCCAG from Nevskia ramosa DSM 11499 includes:
- the rpsS gene encoding 30S ribosomal protein S19: MSRSVKKGPFIDHHLAKKVSDAQGSRVKKPIKTWSRRSMISPDMVGLTMQVHNGRLHVPVFITENMISHKLGEFSPTRTFKGHTAGDKKSS